Part of the Jatrophihabitans sp. GAS493 genome, ACGACGATCCGCAGCCGCCGCGCGTGGGGCTGCAACAGCGCGGGGACGGCGGAGGCGATCAGCCCGTCGATGAGGATGGCGGCACCGTCAGGCATGGCGGCGAGGATTGAGCGCAGTTCAGCCATTGCGGCCGGTTCTGGAACCGGCCAGTTCCCGGCGAGGGCGTGCAGGCGCACGTCCCACCCCGCGGCGACCAGCCCGTCGCGGAGCCGGCGGTGGTAGACGTTGCCGCCAGTGGGACGGGCCGGGTCGTCGATTCCGTCCACGACCACCAGCTCGACGCTGGTCACAGCGGTCGCTCGTAGGTCGCCCAGGCGACGTGCGACTCGTGCAGCGTCACGCAGAGACCGACCAGGCCCCGAGCCGCTGCTCCGAACTCCCCGGCCTGGATGCGGTCGGCCATACGGTCGGCGATCACCTTGGCCAGCATCTCCGTCGAGGTGTTGACTCCGGCGAACTCCGGTTCGTCGTCGAGGTTGCGGTAGCTGAGCTGCGCGAGAATGCGGTGCAGCTCCTCAGCCGCCCGTCCGATGTCGACCACGATGCCGTCGGCGTCGAGATCGGGGCGGCGCAGCGTCGCATCGACGATGTACGTCGCACCGTGCAGGCGCTGGGCCGGACCGAAGACTTCACCCCGGAAACTATGGGCGATCATGATGTGGTCGCGGACGGTCACGCTGAACATCAGGCGGGCTCGGCTTCGTCGAGTACGTCGTAGCTCACGCTGTGGCAGAGGCCGGGCGTGGCGGCCAGCTCGGGCAGCACCACGGGGAGCTGCTCAAAGGGCGACGACCCGTCCAGCAGCGCGTCGAAGGCGTCGTCGGCCAGCAGCTCGAGGGCGAGACCGAGGCGGTCGCGCAGCGAGCGGGTGGCTCGCCGAGCCGCCGCGACCGCACCCACCTGGCTGGCCCGGATACCGAGGCGCCGGGAGTGGAAGGCCTCGCCGAGAGACAGCGTGACGTCGGTGTCGCCGTACCAGCTGAGGTCGATCACCTCCGCGTCCGCCGCGAGCAGGCCCAGTGCCAGTTGCAGGCCGGCGGCGGTGGCGCTGGTGTGGAACACCAGATCCTGCTCCCCCGCGGCCTCGGTCGGCAGAGCGAACTCCACCCCCAGCTGCGTGGCCGTCTTGGCCCGCGCCGCCTCCACGTCGATGAGGGTCACCCGGGTGCCGGGGACCCGGGCCAACAGTCGGGCGACGCTGCAGCCGACCATGCCCGCGCCGACCACCGAGACCCGGTCGCCCAACCGTGGCGGCGCGTCCCAGAGCGCGTTGACCGCGGTCTCCACCGTTCCGGCCAGCACCGCCCGCTCGGGCGGGACACCGTCGGGAAGCGGAATGACCGACCGGGACGGGACCACGTATGCGGTCTGGTGCGGGTAGAGGCAGAACACGCTCCGGCCGAGCAGCTCGGGCGCCCCGCCGGTGACGACTCCGACGTTGAGGTAGCCGTACTTGACCGGTCCGCGGAAGTCACCGTCCTGGAACGGCGCGCGCATGGTCGTGTGTTGGCTGGTCGGCACCCGGCCACGAAAGACGAGGGATTCGGTGCCCCGGCTGATCGCTGATCGCACGGTCTGCACGAGCACGTCATCCGGGCCAGGCTCGGGAAGCGGCACGGAACGAATCTCGCCGACTCCCGGGGCGGTGATCCAGAACGCGCGAGCGGTACGCGTCATCGGCCCCAGCCTCCTTCGGAAGTGAACCGAGCCGAAGTGAACCGAGCGACGGCACACTCCGTATCAACGGTATACACCACTAATACGGAGGTGCGGCCGCAATGGTTCGAGCAGCCCTGAGCTTCGGTTTCACCGCGGATCTCGTGGTGCTGACCGGGGTGGCCATGACCGTCGGGTTGGCGCCGGCGGGCTGGCTCACCGGACTCATCGTCGGGCTCGCGGTAAACCTGCTGCTCGTGCGGGGGCTGGCGCGGGCCGGCCGGCGGGTCGGGCCGGCCGATCAGGTGACGCTGCTACGGGCGGCACTGGTCGGGGGCGTGGCCGCGCTGACGGTCGACTCGTTCCTGGCACCGGTGTCGATCCCCGTCCGCGCCGCCGCCGCCCCGGTCCCTGTCCCGGTCAGCGTGCTCGTCGTACTGGCTTCGATCGCCCTCGCGCTGGACGCGGTCGATGGTCCGGTCGCGCGGGGCACCGGCACGATGTCCGCCGTCGGCGCCCGTTTCGACATGGAGACCGACGCGCTCCTGATCCTGGTCCTGAGCTGCTACGACGCCCGCCTCTTCGGCTGGTGGGTGTTGACGATCGGGCTGCTGCGCTACGCCTTCGTGGCGGCTGGAGTGGCCTGGGCCTGGCTGCGAGCCCCGTCCCCGCCCCGCCACTGGTGCAAGGTCGTCGCCGCCGTCCAGGGCATCGTGCTCACCGCGGTCGCGCCCGCACTGCTCCCCTCAGCCGTCGCTGTGGGCTTGATCCTGATCTCGTTGGCGTTGCTGACGGAGTCGTTCGGTCGAGAAGTGCTCTGGCTGGGCCGGCACCGCGGCGTGACGCAGCCGCCGATCCTGGTCGGAGCCGGGGTCAATGCCTGACGACAGCAGGACTAGGCCTTCCGAGCGAGCCGAACGCTCGGGGCGAGCCGAACGC contains:
- a CDS encoding CDP-alcohol phosphatidyltransferase family protein encodes the protein MVRAALSFGFTADLVVLTGVAMTVGLAPAGWLTGLIVGLAVNLLLVRGLARAGRRVGPADQVTLLRAALVGGVAALTVDSFLAPVSIPVRAAAAPVPVPVSVLVVLASIALALDAVDGPVARGTGTMSAVGARFDMETDALLILVLSCYDARLFGWWVLTIGLLRYAFVAAGVAWAWLRAPSPPRHWCKVVAAVQGIVLTAVAPALLPSAVAVGLILISLALLTESFGREVLWLGRHRGVTQPPILVGAGVNA
- a CDS encoding 6-carboxytetrahydropterin synthase, coding for MFSVTVRDHIMIAHSFRGEVFGPAQRLHGATYIVDATLRRPDLDADGIVVDIGRAAEELHRILAQLSYRNLDDEPEFAGVNTSTEMLAKVIADRMADRIQAGEFGAAARGLVGLCVTLHESHVAWATYERPL
- a CDS encoding zinc-binding alcohol dehydrogenase, which encodes MTRTARAFWITAPGVGEIRSVPLPEPGPDDVLVQTVRSAISRGTESLVFRGRVPTSQHTTMRAPFQDGDFRGPVKYGYLNVGVVTGGAPELLGRSVFCLYPHQTAYVVPSRSVIPLPDGVPPERAVLAGTVETAVNALWDAPPRLGDRVSVVGAGMVGCSVARLLARVPGTRVTLIDVEAARAKTATQLGVEFALPTEAAGEQDLVFHTSATAAGLQLALGLLAADAEVIDLSWYGDTDVTLSLGEAFHSRRLGIRASQVGAVAAARRATRSLRDRLGLALELLADDAFDALLDGSSPFEQLPVVLPELAATPGLCHSVSYDVLDEAEPA